The following are encoded together in the Jaculus jaculus isolate mJacJac1 chromosome 3, mJacJac1.mat.Y.cur, whole genome shotgun sequence genome:
- the LOC101604554 gene encoding lysosomal Pro-X carboxypeptidase isoform X3, whose amino-acid sequence MWDVAEEMKAMLVFAEHRYYGESLPFGEDSLKDSKHLNYLTSEQALADYAMLIRHLKRTIPGAKNQPVIAIGGSYGGMLAAWFRMKYPHIVVGALASSAPIWHFKDLVPCGEFMKIVTRDFTKNGPNCSQSIHMSWGAINRLSKTSSGLQWLTKAFHLCSPLTSEDIPYLKDWLSETWVNLAMMDYPYASDFLQPLPAWPIKVVCQYLKNPHVSDSLLLQNIFQALNVYYNYSGQAKCLNFSQAATSNLGTLGWSYQVCTEMVMPFCTNGIEDMFEPYLWNLKKFSDDCYSQWGVRPRPSWITTMYGGKNISSHTNIVFSNGDLDPWSGGGVTKDITDTLVAITIPQGAHHLDLRAHTIFDPVTLMLARSLEVRHMKRWITDFYSGRQL is encoded by the exons ATGTGGGATGTAGCTGAGGAGATGAAAGCTATGCTGGTGTTTGCTGAGCATCGATACTATGGAGAGTCTCTACCCTTTGGTGAGGACTCACTCAAA gattCCAAACACTTGAATTATCTGACATCAGAACAAGCGCTGGCTGATTATGCAATGTTAATCAGACACTTGAAAAGAACAATTCCAGGAGCTAAAAATCAACCTGTCATTGCCATCGGGGGCTCTTATGGTGGCATGCTTGCAGCCTGGTTCAGGATGAAATACCCTCATATAGTAGTTGG AGCTCTTGCATCTTCTGCTCCTATCTGGCACTTTAAGGATTTGGTCCCCTGTGGTGAGTTTATGAAGATTGTAACAAGAGATTTTACCAAAAATGGTCCAAATTGTTCACAGAGCATCCACATGTCCTGGGGTGCCATTAACCGACTGTCAAAAACAA GCAGTGGTCTACAATGGCTTACTAAAGCCTTTCACCTGTGTAGCCCCTTAACTTCTGAAGACATTCCATATCTAAAAGACTGGCTCTCTGAAACCTGGGTGAATCTGGCTATGATGGACTACCcctatgcatctgactttttacAACCTTTGCCTGCTTGGCCTATCAAG GTAGTATGCCAGTATCTGAAAAATCCTCATGTATCTGACTCATTGCTACTGCAGAACATTTTTCAAGCTCTGAATGTATATTATAATTATTCAGGCCAAGCAAAATGCCTAAACTTTTCACAAGCAGCAACCAGCAATCTAGGCACCCTGGGCTGGAGCTATCAG GTCTGCACAGAAATGGTCATGCCCTTCTGTACTAATGGAATTGAGGACATGTTTGAACCGTACTTGTGGAACTTGAAGAAATTTTCTGATGACTGCTATAGCCAGTGGGGAGTGAGACCAAGGCCCTCATGGATCACTACCATGTATGGTGGCAAAAACATCAGTTCACACACAAACATTGTTTTCAG CAATGGCGATCTAGATCCCTGGTCAGGAGGTGGAGTAACCAAAGACATCACAGATACCCTGGTGGCAATCACCATCCCACAGGGTGCCCATCATTTAGATCTCAGAGCCCACACAATCTTTGACCCTGTAACCCTGATGTTAGCCCGCTCGCTGGAAGTTAGACACATGAAGCGATGGATCACAGATTTCTACTCTGGAAGACAGCTCTga
- the LOC101604554 gene encoding lysosomal Pro-X carboxypeptidase isoform X1, producing MGRPALWLLLQFLLIPGAAAGIRPALRALGNLHLSSSSTSRPAVANNYLVRYIQQKVDHFGFHNAKTFKQRYLIADKHWRKDGGSILFYTGNEGDITWICNNTGFMWDVAEEMKAMLVFAEHRYYGESLPFGEDSLKDSKHLNYLTSEQALADYAMLIRHLKRTIPGAKNQPVIAIGGSYGGMLAAWFRMKYPHIVVGALASSAPIWHFKDLVPCGEFMKIVTRDFTKNGPNCSQSIHMSWGAINRLSKTSSGLQWLTKAFHLCSPLTSEDIPYLKDWLSETWVNLAMMDYPYASDFLQPLPAWPIKVVCQYLKNPHVSDSLLLQNIFQALNVYYNYSGQAKCLNFSQAATSNLGTLGWSYQVCTEMVMPFCTNGIEDMFEPYLWNLKKFSDDCYSQWGVRPRPSWITTMYGGKNISSHTNIVFSNGDLDPWSGGGVTKDITDTLVAITIPQGAHHLDLRAHTIFDPVTLMLARSLEVRHMKRWITDFYSGRQL from the exons ATGGGCCGTCCAGCTCTCTGGCTGCTGCTCCAGTTTCTCCTGATACCCGGGGCCGCCGCCGGCATCAGGCCCGCGCTAAGGGCCCTCGGCAACTTGCACTTGTCGAGCAGCTCCACATCCCGCCCTGCTGTAGCCAATAACTACTTAGTGCGTTACATACAACAGAAG GTTGATCATTTTGGATTTCATAATGCGAAAACTTTCAAACAGCGGTACCTAATAGCTGATAAACACTGGAGGAAAGATGGTGGTTCAATACTTTTCTACACTGGTAATGAAGGGGACATTACCTGGATTTGCAATAATACG GGGTTCATGTGGGATGTAGCTGAGGAGATGAAAGCTATGCTGGTGTTTGCTGAGCATCGATACTATGGAGAGTCTCTACCCTTTGGTGAGGACTCACTCAAA gattCCAAACACTTGAATTATCTGACATCAGAACAAGCGCTGGCTGATTATGCAATGTTAATCAGACACTTGAAAAGAACAATTCCAGGAGCTAAAAATCAACCTGTCATTGCCATCGGGGGCTCTTATGGTGGCATGCTTGCAGCCTGGTTCAGGATGAAATACCCTCATATAGTAGTTGG AGCTCTTGCATCTTCTGCTCCTATCTGGCACTTTAAGGATTTGGTCCCCTGTGGTGAGTTTATGAAGATTGTAACAAGAGATTTTACCAAAAATGGTCCAAATTGTTCACAGAGCATCCACATGTCCTGGGGTGCCATTAACCGACTGTCAAAAACAA GCAGTGGTCTACAATGGCTTACTAAAGCCTTTCACCTGTGTAGCCCCTTAACTTCTGAAGACATTCCATATCTAAAAGACTGGCTCTCTGAAACCTGGGTGAATCTGGCTATGATGGACTACCcctatgcatctgactttttacAACCTTTGCCTGCTTGGCCTATCAAG GTAGTATGCCAGTATCTGAAAAATCCTCATGTATCTGACTCATTGCTACTGCAGAACATTTTTCAAGCTCTGAATGTATATTATAATTATTCAGGCCAAGCAAAATGCCTAAACTTTTCACAAGCAGCAACCAGCAATCTAGGCACCCTGGGCTGGAGCTATCAG GTCTGCACAGAAATGGTCATGCCCTTCTGTACTAATGGAATTGAGGACATGTTTGAACCGTACTTGTGGAACTTGAAGAAATTTTCTGATGACTGCTATAGCCAGTGGGGAGTGAGACCAAGGCCCTCATGGATCACTACCATGTATGGTGGCAAAAACATCAGTTCACACACAAACATTGTTTTCAG CAATGGCGATCTAGATCCCTGGTCAGGAGGTGGAGTAACCAAAGACATCACAGATACCCTGGTGGCAATCACCATCCCACAGGGTGCCCATCATTTAGATCTCAGAGCCCACACAATCTTTGACCCTGTAACCCTGATGTTAGCCCGCTCGCTGGAAGTTAGACACATGAAGCGATGGATCACAGATTTCTACTCTGGAAGACAGCTCTga
- the LOC101604554 gene encoding lysosomal Pro-X carboxypeptidase isoform X2 yields MGRPALWLLLQFLLIPGAAAGIRPALRALGNLHLSSSSTSRPAVANNYLVRYIQQKVDHFGFHNAKTFKQRYLIADKHWRKDGGSILFYTGNEGDITWICNNTGFMWDVAEEMKAMLVFAEHRYYGESLPFGEDSLKDSKHLNYLTSEQALADYAMLIRHLKRTIPGAKNQPVIAIGGSYGGMLAAWFRMKYPHIVVGALASSAPIWHFKDLVPCGSGLQWLTKAFHLCSPLTSEDIPYLKDWLSETWVNLAMMDYPYASDFLQPLPAWPIKVVCQYLKNPHVSDSLLLQNIFQALNVYYNYSGQAKCLNFSQAATSNLGTLGWSYQVCTEMVMPFCTNGIEDMFEPYLWNLKKFSDDCYSQWGVRPRPSWITTMYGGKNISSHTNIVFSNGDLDPWSGGGVTKDITDTLVAITIPQGAHHLDLRAHTIFDPVTLMLARSLEVRHMKRWITDFYSGRQL; encoded by the exons ATGGGCCGTCCAGCTCTCTGGCTGCTGCTCCAGTTTCTCCTGATACCCGGGGCCGCCGCCGGCATCAGGCCCGCGCTAAGGGCCCTCGGCAACTTGCACTTGTCGAGCAGCTCCACATCCCGCCCTGCTGTAGCCAATAACTACTTAGTGCGTTACATACAACAGAAG GTTGATCATTTTGGATTTCATAATGCGAAAACTTTCAAACAGCGGTACCTAATAGCTGATAAACACTGGAGGAAAGATGGTGGTTCAATACTTTTCTACACTGGTAATGAAGGGGACATTACCTGGATTTGCAATAATACG GGGTTCATGTGGGATGTAGCTGAGGAGATGAAAGCTATGCTGGTGTTTGCTGAGCATCGATACTATGGAGAGTCTCTACCCTTTGGTGAGGACTCACTCAAA gattCCAAACACTTGAATTATCTGACATCAGAACAAGCGCTGGCTGATTATGCAATGTTAATCAGACACTTGAAAAGAACAATTCCAGGAGCTAAAAATCAACCTGTCATTGCCATCGGGGGCTCTTATGGTGGCATGCTTGCAGCCTGGTTCAGGATGAAATACCCTCATATAGTAGTTGG AGCTCTTGCATCTTCTGCTCCTATCTGGCACTTTAAGGATTTGGTCCCCTGTG GCAGTGGTCTACAATGGCTTACTAAAGCCTTTCACCTGTGTAGCCCCTTAACTTCTGAAGACATTCCATATCTAAAAGACTGGCTCTCTGAAACCTGGGTGAATCTGGCTATGATGGACTACCcctatgcatctgactttttacAACCTTTGCCTGCTTGGCCTATCAAG GTAGTATGCCAGTATCTGAAAAATCCTCATGTATCTGACTCATTGCTACTGCAGAACATTTTTCAAGCTCTGAATGTATATTATAATTATTCAGGCCAAGCAAAATGCCTAAACTTTTCACAAGCAGCAACCAGCAATCTAGGCACCCTGGGCTGGAGCTATCAG GTCTGCACAGAAATGGTCATGCCCTTCTGTACTAATGGAATTGAGGACATGTTTGAACCGTACTTGTGGAACTTGAAGAAATTTTCTGATGACTGCTATAGCCAGTGGGGAGTGAGACCAAGGCCCTCATGGATCACTACCATGTATGGTGGCAAAAACATCAGTTCACACACAAACATTGTTTTCAG CAATGGCGATCTAGATCCCTGGTCAGGAGGTGGAGTAACCAAAGACATCACAGATACCCTGGTGGCAATCACCATCCCACAGGGTGCCCATCATTTAGATCTCAGAGCCCACACAATCTTTGACCCTGTAACCCTGATGTTAGCCCGCTCGCTGGAAGTTAGACACATGAAGCGATGGATCACAGATTTCTACTCTGGAAGACAGCTCTga